The following are encoded together in the Drosophila sechellia strain sech25 chromosome 3R, ASM438219v1, whole genome shotgun sequence genome:
- the LOC6607667 gene encoding mitochondrial Rho GTPase isoform X1, producing MGQYTASQRKNVRILLVGDAGVGKTSLILSLVSEEYPEEVPPRAEEITIPANVTPEQVPTSIVDFSAVEQSEDALAAEINKAHVVCIVYAVDDDDTLDRITSHWLPLVRAKCNPSLDREGDAEAEAEGDAQREPIRKPIVLVGNKIDLIEYSTMDSVLAIMEDYPEIESCVECSAKTLHNISEMFYYAQKAVLHPTSPLYMMEEQELTSACKKSLVRIFKICDIDGDNLLNDYELNLFQRRCFNTPLQPQILDEVKAVIQKNVPDGIYNDAVTLKGFLFLHCLFIQRGRNETTWAVLRRFGYNDQLEMCQEYLRPPLKIPPGSSTELSHRGQQFLIAVFERYDRDGDGALSPEEHKMLFSTCPAAPWSYSTDIRKSCPINDTTGWVTLHGWLCRWTLMTLIDVVKTMEYLAYLGFNVHENDSQLAAIHVTRERRIDLAKRQSSRSVYKCHVIGPKGSGKTGLCRGFLVEDMHKLIGKEFKTNVVNCINSVQVYGQEKHLILRDIDVRHALDPLQPQEVNCDVACLVYDSSNPRSFEYVARIYIKYYAESKIPVMIVGTKCDMDERRQDYLMQPSEFCDKYKLLPPHLFSLKTNKKELYTKLATMAAFPRFQAAWILFYKHRLVQLWESAHLRQFGLMTEDPKLWLKAGLGVAAATMLGFIVLKTISAAGAHTR from the exons ATGGGACAGTACACGGCGTCGCAGCGCAAGAATGTTAGGATCCTGCTCGTGGGCGACGCCGGGGTGGGTAAGACGTCGCTGATTCTGTCTCTGGTCAGTGAGGAGTACCCGGAGGAGGTTCCTCCTCGGGCTGAGGAGATTACCATTCCGGCGAACGTGACGCCCGAGCAGGTGCCCACCAGCATAGTTGACTTCTCGGCCGTGGAGCAGTCGGAGGATGCCCTGGCAGCCGAAATTAACAAGGCGCACGTGGTGTGCATAGTGTACGCCGTGGACGATGACGACACCTTGGATCGGATCACCTCCCATTGGCTGCCTCTCGTCCGGGCCAAGTGCAATCCCTCCCTGGACCGCGAGGGTGATGCCGAAGCGGAGGCGGAAGGAGACGCACAACGGGAGCCCATTCGCAAGCCAATCGTTCTGGTGGGTAACAAAATAGACCTCATCGAGTATTCCACCATGGACAGTGTGCTGGCCATTATGGAAGACTATCCAGAGATTGAGAGCTGCGTGGAGTGCTCTGCCAAGACGCTGCACAACATTTCTGAGATGTTTTACTACGCCCAGAAGGCTGTGCTGCACCCGACTTCTCCCCTGTATATGATGGAAGAACAGGAG CTCACATCCGCCTGCAAGAAGTCGCTGGTGCGCATCTTCAAGATCTGCGACATTGACGGGGACAATCTGTTGAATGACTACGAGTTGAATTTATTCCAGCGACGCTGTTTTAACACACCCCTCCAGCCGCAAATCCTTGATGAGGTGAAGGCCGTGATACAGAAAAATGTGCCCGATGGCATATACAACGATGCGGTCACCCTGAAGGGCTTCCTCTTCCTACACTGCCTTTTCATTCAGCGGGGAAGGAACGAGACCACCTGGGCGGTGTTACGGCGCTTTGGCTACAACGACCAGTTGGAGATGTGCCAGGAGTATCTTAGGCCACCGCTGAAAATACCTCCTGGCAGCAGCACAGAACTCTCGCACCGCGGACAGCAGTTCCTGATTGCCGTGTTTGAGCGCTATGACCGCGATGGCGACGGTGCCTTATCGCCTGAGGAGCACAAGATGCTCTTCAGCACATGCCCGGCTGCTCCGTGGTCCTACTCCACCGACATTCGCAAGTCCTGCCCGATCAACGATACAACTGGATGGGTGACACTGCACGGGTGGCTATGTCGGTGGACACTGATGACGCTGATCGATGTGGTCAAAACAATGGAGTATCTGGCCTATTTGGGCTTCAATGTTCATGAAAACGACAGCCAGTTGGCGGCAATTCACGTAACTCGAGAGCGCCGCATCGATTTGGCCAAGCGCCAAAGCAGCAGATCCGTTTACAAGTGTCACGTGATTGGGCCAAAGGGATCAGGAAAGACTGGATTGTGCAGGGGATTCCTGGTGGAGGATATGCACAAACTAATCGGAAAGGAGTTTAAAACGAATGTGGTTAATTGCATCAACTCTGTGCAAGTGTATGGTCAGGAAAAGCACCTCATTCTTCGCGACATCGACGTCAGACACGCCCTCGATCCCCTCCAGCCACAAGAAGTCAATTGCGATGTTGCCTGCCTGGTCTACGACTCATCCAATCCCCGTTCTTTTGAGTATGTGGCACGCATCTACATCAAGTATTATGCGGAGAGCAAGATTCCAGTGATGATAGTCGGCACCAAGTGCGACATGGACGAACGCCGGCAGGACTATCTAATGCAGCCGTCTGAATTCTGTGACAAGTACAAGTTGCTGCCTCCGCATCTCTTCAGCTTGAAAACCAACAAGAAAGAACTGTATACCAAGCTGGCCACGATGGCAGCGTTTCC TCGCTTCCAGGCCGCCTGGATACTGTTCTACAAGCACAGGTTGGTACAGCTGTGGGAGTCGGC TCACCTGAGGCAATTCGGCCTGATGACGGAGGACCCCAAGCTGTGGTTAAAGGCGGGACTAGGAGTGGCCGCAGCTACCATGCTGGGATTTATAGTGCTGAAAACGATAAGTGCTGCCGGAGCCCACACCCGCTAG
- the LOC6607667 gene encoding mitochondrial Rho GTPase isoform X2 — MGQYTASQRKNVRILLVGDAGVGKTSLILSLVSEEYPEEVPPRAEEITIPANVTPEQVPTSIVDFSAVEQSEDALAAEINKAHVVCIVYAVDDDDTLDRITSHWLPLVRAKCNPSLDREGDAEAEAEGDAQREPIRKPIVLVGNKIDLIEYSTMDSVLAIMEDYPEIESCVECSAKTLHNISEMFYYAQKAVLHPTSPLYMMEEQELTSACKKSLVRIFKICDIDGDNLLNDYELNLFQRRCFNTPLQPQILDEVKAVIQKNVPDGIYNDAVTLKGFLFLHCLFIQRGRNETTWAVLRRFGYNDQLEMCQEYLRPPLKIPPGSSTELSHRGQQFLIAVFERYDRDGDGALSPEEHKMLFSTCPAAPWSYSTDIRKSCPINDTTGWVTLHGWLCRWTLMTLIDVVKTMEYLAYLGFNVHENDSQLAAIHVTRERRIDLAKRQSSRSVYKCHVIGPKGSGKTGLCRGFLVEDMHKLIGKEFKTNVVNCINSVQVYGQEKHLILRDIDVRHALDPLQPQEVNCDVACLVYDSSNPRSFEYVARIYIKYYAESKIPVMIVGTKCDMDERRQDYLMQPSEFCDKYKLLPPHLFSLKTNKKELYTKLATMAAFPRFQAAWILFYKHSHLRQFGLMTEDPKLWLKAGLGVAAATMLGFIVLKTISAAGAHTR; from the exons ATGGGACAGTACACGGCGTCGCAGCGCAAGAATGTTAGGATCCTGCTCGTGGGCGACGCCGGGGTGGGTAAGACGTCGCTGATTCTGTCTCTGGTCAGTGAGGAGTACCCGGAGGAGGTTCCTCCTCGGGCTGAGGAGATTACCATTCCGGCGAACGTGACGCCCGAGCAGGTGCCCACCAGCATAGTTGACTTCTCGGCCGTGGAGCAGTCGGAGGATGCCCTGGCAGCCGAAATTAACAAGGCGCACGTGGTGTGCATAGTGTACGCCGTGGACGATGACGACACCTTGGATCGGATCACCTCCCATTGGCTGCCTCTCGTCCGGGCCAAGTGCAATCCCTCCCTGGACCGCGAGGGTGATGCCGAAGCGGAGGCGGAAGGAGACGCACAACGGGAGCCCATTCGCAAGCCAATCGTTCTGGTGGGTAACAAAATAGACCTCATCGAGTATTCCACCATGGACAGTGTGCTGGCCATTATGGAAGACTATCCAGAGATTGAGAGCTGCGTGGAGTGCTCTGCCAAGACGCTGCACAACATTTCTGAGATGTTTTACTACGCCCAGAAGGCTGTGCTGCACCCGACTTCTCCCCTGTATATGATGGAAGAACAGGAG CTCACATCCGCCTGCAAGAAGTCGCTGGTGCGCATCTTCAAGATCTGCGACATTGACGGGGACAATCTGTTGAATGACTACGAGTTGAATTTATTCCAGCGACGCTGTTTTAACACACCCCTCCAGCCGCAAATCCTTGATGAGGTGAAGGCCGTGATACAGAAAAATGTGCCCGATGGCATATACAACGATGCGGTCACCCTGAAGGGCTTCCTCTTCCTACACTGCCTTTTCATTCAGCGGGGAAGGAACGAGACCACCTGGGCGGTGTTACGGCGCTTTGGCTACAACGACCAGTTGGAGATGTGCCAGGAGTATCTTAGGCCACCGCTGAAAATACCTCCTGGCAGCAGCACAGAACTCTCGCACCGCGGACAGCAGTTCCTGATTGCCGTGTTTGAGCGCTATGACCGCGATGGCGACGGTGCCTTATCGCCTGAGGAGCACAAGATGCTCTTCAGCACATGCCCGGCTGCTCCGTGGTCCTACTCCACCGACATTCGCAAGTCCTGCCCGATCAACGATACAACTGGATGGGTGACACTGCACGGGTGGCTATGTCGGTGGACACTGATGACGCTGATCGATGTGGTCAAAACAATGGAGTATCTGGCCTATTTGGGCTTCAATGTTCATGAAAACGACAGCCAGTTGGCGGCAATTCACGTAACTCGAGAGCGCCGCATCGATTTGGCCAAGCGCCAAAGCAGCAGATCCGTTTACAAGTGTCACGTGATTGGGCCAAAGGGATCAGGAAAGACTGGATTGTGCAGGGGATTCCTGGTGGAGGATATGCACAAACTAATCGGAAAGGAGTTTAAAACGAATGTGGTTAATTGCATCAACTCTGTGCAAGTGTATGGTCAGGAAAAGCACCTCATTCTTCGCGACATCGACGTCAGACACGCCCTCGATCCCCTCCAGCCACAAGAAGTCAATTGCGATGTTGCCTGCCTGGTCTACGACTCATCCAATCCCCGTTCTTTTGAGTATGTGGCACGCATCTACATCAAGTATTATGCGGAGAGCAAGATTCCAGTGATGATAGTCGGCACCAAGTGCGACATGGACGAACGCCGGCAGGACTATCTAATGCAGCCGTCTGAATTCTGTGACAAGTACAAGTTGCTGCCTCCGCATCTCTTCAGCTTGAAAACCAACAAGAAAGAACTGTATACCAAGCTGGCCACGATGGCAGCGTTTCC TCGCTTCCAGGCCGCCTGGATACTGTTCTACAAGCACAG TCACCTGAGGCAATTCGGCCTGATGACGGAGGACCCCAAGCTGTGGTTAAAGGCGGGACTAGGAGTGGCCGCAGCTACCATGCTGGGATTTATAGTGCTGAAAACGATAAGTGCTGCCGGAGCCCACACCCGCTAG
- the LOC6607667 gene encoding mitochondrial Rho GTPase isoform X3 yields the protein MGQYTASQRKNVRILLVGDAGVGKTSLILSLVSEEYPEEVPPRAEEITIPANVTPEQVPTSIVDFSAVEQSEDALAAEINKAHVVCIVYAVDDDDTLDRITSHWLPLVRAKCNPSLDREGDAEAEAEGDAQREPIRKPIVLVGNKIDLIEYSTMDSVLAIMEDYPEIESCVECSAKTLHNISEMFYYAQKAVLHPTSPLYMMEEQELTSACKKSLVRIFKICDIDGDNLLNDYELNLFQRRCFNTPLQPQILDEVKAVIQKNVPDGIYNDAVTLKGFLFLHCLFIQRGRNETTWAVLRRFGYNDQLEMCQEYLRPPLKIPPGSSTELSHRGQQFLIAVFERYDRDGDGALSPEEHKMLFSTCPAAPWSYSTDIRKSCPINDTTGWVTLHGWLCRWTLMTLIDVVKTMEYLAYLGFNVHENDSQLAAIHVTRERRIDLAKRQSSRSVYKCHVIGPKGSGKTGLCRGFLVEDMHKLIGKEFKTNVVNCINSVQVYGQEKHLILRDIDVRHALDPLQPQEVNCDVACLVYDSSNPRSFEYVARIYIKYYAESKIPVMIVGTKCDMDERRQDYLMQPSEFCDKYKLLPPHLFSLKTNKKELYTKLATMAAFPHLRQFGLMTEDPKLWLKAGLGVAAATMLGFIVLKTISAAGAHTR from the exons ATGGGACAGTACACGGCGTCGCAGCGCAAGAATGTTAGGATCCTGCTCGTGGGCGACGCCGGGGTGGGTAAGACGTCGCTGATTCTGTCTCTGGTCAGTGAGGAGTACCCGGAGGAGGTTCCTCCTCGGGCTGAGGAGATTACCATTCCGGCGAACGTGACGCCCGAGCAGGTGCCCACCAGCATAGTTGACTTCTCGGCCGTGGAGCAGTCGGAGGATGCCCTGGCAGCCGAAATTAACAAGGCGCACGTGGTGTGCATAGTGTACGCCGTGGACGATGACGACACCTTGGATCGGATCACCTCCCATTGGCTGCCTCTCGTCCGGGCCAAGTGCAATCCCTCCCTGGACCGCGAGGGTGATGCCGAAGCGGAGGCGGAAGGAGACGCACAACGGGAGCCCATTCGCAAGCCAATCGTTCTGGTGGGTAACAAAATAGACCTCATCGAGTATTCCACCATGGACAGTGTGCTGGCCATTATGGAAGACTATCCAGAGATTGAGAGCTGCGTGGAGTGCTCTGCCAAGACGCTGCACAACATTTCTGAGATGTTTTACTACGCCCAGAAGGCTGTGCTGCACCCGACTTCTCCCCTGTATATGATGGAAGAACAGGAG CTCACATCCGCCTGCAAGAAGTCGCTGGTGCGCATCTTCAAGATCTGCGACATTGACGGGGACAATCTGTTGAATGACTACGAGTTGAATTTATTCCAGCGACGCTGTTTTAACACACCCCTCCAGCCGCAAATCCTTGATGAGGTGAAGGCCGTGATACAGAAAAATGTGCCCGATGGCATATACAACGATGCGGTCACCCTGAAGGGCTTCCTCTTCCTACACTGCCTTTTCATTCAGCGGGGAAGGAACGAGACCACCTGGGCGGTGTTACGGCGCTTTGGCTACAACGACCAGTTGGAGATGTGCCAGGAGTATCTTAGGCCACCGCTGAAAATACCTCCTGGCAGCAGCACAGAACTCTCGCACCGCGGACAGCAGTTCCTGATTGCCGTGTTTGAGCGCTATGACCGCGATGGCGACGGTGCCTTATCGCCTGAGGAGCACAAGATGCTCTTCAGCACATGCCCGGCTGCTCCGTGGTCCTACTCCACCGACATTCGCAAGTCCTGCCCGATCAACGATACAACTGGATGGGTGACACTGCACGGGTGGCTATGTCGGTGGACACTGATGACGCTGATCGATGTGGTCAAAACAATGGAGTATCTGGCCTATTTGGGCTTCAATGTTCATGAAAACGACAGCCAGTTGGCGGCAATTCACGTAACTCGAGAGCGCCGCATCGATTTGGCCAAGCGCCAAAGCAGCAGATCCGTTTACAAGTGTCACGTGATTGGGCCAAAGGGATCAGGAAAGACTGGATTGTGCAGGGGATTCCTGGTGGAGGATATGCACAAACTAATCGGAAAGGAGTTTAAAACGAATGTGGTTAATTGCATCAACTCTGTGCAAGTGTATGGTCAGGAAAAGCACCTCATTCTTCGCGACATCGACGTCAGACACGCCCTCGATCCCCTCCAGCCACAAGAAGTCAATTGCGATGTTGCCTGCCTGGTCTACGACTCATCCAATCCCCGTTCTTTTGAGTATGTGGCACGCATCTACATCAAGTATTATGCGGAGAGCAAGATTCCAGTGATGATAGTCGGCACCAAGTGCGACATGGACGAACGCCGGCAGGACTATCTAATGCAGCCGTCTGAATTCTGTGACAAGTACAAGTTGCTGCCTCCGCATCTCTTCAGCTTGAAAACCAACAAGAAAGAACTGTATACCAAGCTGGCCACGATGGCAGCGTTTCC TCACCTGAGGCAATTCGGCCTGATGACGGAGGACCCCAAGCTGTGGTTAAAGGCGGGACTAGGAGTGGCCGCAGCTACCATGCTGGGATTTATAGTGCTGAAAACGATAAGTGCTGCCGGAGCCCACACCCGCTAG
- the LOC6607666 gene encoding N6-adenosine-methyltransferase MT-A70-like protein, protein MADAWDIKSLKTKRNTLREKLEKRKKERIEILSDIQEDLTNPKKELVEADLEVQKEVLQALSSCSLALPIVSTQVVEKIAGSSLEMVNFILGKLANQGAIVIRNVTIGTEAGCEIISVQPKELKEILEDTNDTCQQKEEEAKRKLEVDDVDQPQEKTIKLESTVARKESTSLDAPDDIMMLLSMPSTREKQSKQVGEEILELLTKPTAKERSVAEKFKSHGGAQVMEFCSHGTKVECLKAQQATAEMAAKKKQERRDQKDLHPDVDAGESVSGKVPKTESAAEDGEIIAEVINNCEAESQESTDGSDTCGSETTDKCTKLHFKKIIQAHTDESLGDCSFLNTCFHMATCKYVHYEVDTLPHINTNKPTDVKTKLSLKRSVDSSCMLYPPQWIQCDLRFLDMTVLGKFAVVMADPPWDIHMELPYGTMSDDEMRALGVPALQDDGLIFLWVTGRAMELGRDCLKLWGYERVDELIWVKTNQLQRIIRTGRTGHWLNHGKEHCLVGMKGNPTNLNRGLDCDVIVAEVRATSHKPDEIYGIIERLSPGTRKIELFGRPHNIQPNWITLGNQLDGIRLVDPELITQFQKRYPDGNCMSPASANAASINGIQK, encoded by the exons ATGGCAGATGCGTGGGACATAAAATCACTCAAGACAAAGCGGAACACGCTCCGCGAGAAGCTGGAAAAGCGCAAGAAGGAGCGTATCGAGATTCTCTCGGACATTCAGGAGGATCTGACGAATCCCAAAAAGGAACTCG TTGAGGCTGACTTGGAGGTACAAAAGGAGGTGCTGCAGGCCCTCAGTTCCTGCTCCCTGGCCCTGCCCATTGTCTCCACGCAGGTGGTGGAAAAGATTGCCGGCAGCAGTCTAGAGATGGTGAACTTCATTTTAGGCAAACTGGCCAACCAGGGTGCCATTGTGATTCGGAACGTGACCATCGGCACCGAGGCCGGCTGCGAAATCATCTCTGTTCAGCCCAAGGAGCTAAAGGAGATCCTGGAGGACACCAACGATACGTGtcagcaaaaggaggaggaggccaaGAGGAAGT TGGAAGTCGACGATGTTGATCAGCCACAGGAGAAGACAATAAAACTGGAGTCCACTGTAGCGCGGAAAGAGTCAACAAGCCTGGATGCTCCGGACGACATTATGATGCTGCTGTCCATGCCTTCCACCCGCGAAAAGCAGAGTAAGCAGGTGGGCGAGGAGATCCTTGAGCTGCTTACTAAGCCTACGGCCAAAGAGCGATCCGTGGCTGAGAAGTTTAAGTCCCACGGCGGAGCGCAGGTCATGGAGTTTTGCTCCCACGGCACAAAAGTCGAGTGCCTGAAGGCTCAACAAGCCACCGCCGAGATGGCGGCCAAGAAGAAACAAGAAAGAAGAGACCAGAAGGACCTTCACCCGGATGTTGATGCGGGCGAGAGCGTCAGCGGTAAGGTACCCAAGACAGAATCTGCAGCCGAGGATGGAGAAATCATCGCGGAAGTTATAAACAATTGCGAAGCCGAGTCGCAGGAATCCACCGATGGCAGCGATACCTGCGGCAGTGAGACAACAGACAAGTGCACCAAACTGCATTTCAAAAAGATCATCCAGGCTCACACGGACGAATCTCTGGGGGACTGCAGCTTCCTAAACACCTGCTTTCACATGGCCACCTGCAAGTACGTGCATTATGAGGTGGACACCCTGCCGCATATAAACACAAACAAGCCCACGGATGTGAAAACCAAATTGAGCCTCAAGCGAAGCGTAGACTCCAGTTGCATGCTCTATCCGCCGCAATGGATTCAATGCGACCTACGCTTCTTGGACATGACGGTGCTGGGAAAGTTCGCTGTGGTGATGGCCGATCCTCCCTGGGATATCCACATGGAATTGCCCTACGGCACAATGTCGGACGATGAAATGAGAGCCCTGGGCGTGCCGGCACTTCAGGATGACGGTTTGATCTTTCTGTGGGTCACAGGACGAGCCATGGAACTTGGCCGCGACTGCCTCAAGTTGTGGGGCTATGAGCGCGTGGACGAACTCATCTGGGTAAAGACCAACCAATTGCAGCGGATTATTCGCACTGGGCGCACTGGTCACTGGCTAAACCACGGCAAGGAGCATTGTTTGGTGGGCATGAAGGGCAATCCCACAAACCTTAACCGCGGACTCGATTGCGATGTGATCGTGGCGGAGGTGCGGGCCACCTCTCACAAGCCGGATGAGATTTATGGTATTATCGAGCGTCTAAGCCCGGGCACCCGCAAGATCGAGCTCTTTGGCCGTCCGCACAACATCCAACCGAACTGGATAACCCTGGGAAACCAACTAGATGGTATTCGACTGGTGGACCCGGAGCTAATTACGCAGTTCCAGAAGCGTTATCCAGATGGTAACTGCATGTCGCCAGCTTCTGCCAATGCGGCGTCGATCAATGGAATACAAAAGTAG